CAGAATCACTGGCGTTAACCCCTGCTACACCTTGGCTTTTCGCCATACGTAAAACAGCGAGAGCAACAATACTTGAAGTGATACGTAAATCTTCATTCGATGGTAATAGCGATGCACCTTCTGAGCCTAATGTTGCTTGGCTTGCTACTGCTTGTACTGCGGCAAAAATCATTTCATCGGTAATTTTCGTGGCTTTAGACACGATAGCACCGAAACCTAGCCCCGGATAAAGCGCTGCGTTATTCGCCTGGCCGATTTTGTAGCAAACACCGTTATAAATCACATCATCAAATGGCGCACCCGTTGCAACAAACACTTTCCCCTCTGTCCATTCAATTAAATGCTGTGGGGTTGCTTCATGCAGTAATGTTGGGTTTGATAATGGGAAAATAATTGGGCGTTCAACGTGGCTTGCCATACTGCGAACAATATCTTGAGTAAAAGCACCCGGTGTCGTTGATGTACCAATTAAAATCGTTGGTTTTACATTCTCAACAACCGTTGCTAAATCAATAATACCTTTCGTTTTATCTTGCTTAGCAAGGATATTCGCCATATCAGGCCAACGAGTTTGAGCTTCTACTGAAACATCAACGGTCTTTCTTGGATAATTAGCAACATCTTGGCTATTTTTCGCATAATCTTTTTGGAAATATAGCAAGCTGTCCAGCATGTCCGTCGTAAGCAGGCCCGGTAAATCAACTAACCAAATTCGAGAAATAGCGTCTTCACGAGAAAGGCCACTACGCATCATTTGGTCACGAATTTGGTCTGCAATTCCGCATCCAGCGGTTCCTGCGCCAAAGATAACCACTTTTTGCTCAGTCCAAGGCGTTTTACTTAATTTCACCGCATTCAATAAGCCTGACAATACAATGGCACCCGTACCTTGCACATCATCGTTAAATGTCGCGAAATTCGCTCTGTATTTATCCAAAATACGACGCGCATTGGTTGAACCAAAATCTTCCCAGTGCATCACTGCATTTGGAAATAGCTTTCTTGCCGCTTTGACATAAGCATCAACAAAATCATCATAGACTTTGCCTTGAATACGCTCATGACGATTACCCACATATGATGAGTCATTTAACAGTTTTTCATTGTTAGTCCCGACATCTAGAACGACAGGAATAACACTATGAGGATCTACACCCGCAGCGGCAGTATAAACAGCCAACTTACCGACTGAAATATCGATACCATTAGAACCCCAGTCTCCGATACCTAAGATTTCTTCTGCGTCAGTGGTCACGATCAATCTAATATCACCACCTTCTGCACCAAATGCACGCAGCTTTTCTTCGATTAATTCAGGTTCATTAATACTGAGGAAGATCCCGCGAGGACGAGTAATAATCTCGCTATAGTTTTCAATGGCATCGCCGACAACTGGGTCATAAACGACTGGCAGCATTTCCAGCATATGACGTTGTAATAATGCATAAAATAATGTCACGTTATTATCGTGCAAACGCCACATATAAATATGTTTATCTAAGTCAGAATGGCATCCACGGTAAGCGTGATAAGCACGATTTAATTGTGTTTCCATATCCTCAGTTACAACAGGAGGAAGAATACCATTTAAATCCAACGCTTTTCGTTCTTCTTCAGTAAAAGCCGTTCCTTTATTTAAGGATGGGTCGCGTAATACTTCATATCCTCTTGCGGTGGTTTTAATTTTACGAATGTTATTTTCCACAACAACTTTAGCTTGTCGATTATACATAATTAATACCTTCTAATTTAAATATTATAATTCAGAGAAAACTACGCGCCAGATAGACCATTTCCTGTCATATCAATCGGATTGACATATTTATTAAAATCTTCTTCACTTATTTTCCCAGAAGCGATTGCAGATTCTTTTAACGTGATATTTTTCGCTATTGCATTTTCAGCAATATGCGCTGCATTTTGATAACCAATAATTGGGGATAATGCCGTCACTAACATGACACTATTTTCCACATACTCGGTTATTTTCGCGTTATTTAATTCAGTACCTTCTACTGAATATTCCATAAATTTACGGCAGCCATCAGAAATAATTCGAATGGAGTGCAGGAGATTATTAATAATTACCGGTCTCATCGCATTTAATTCAAAATTACCTTGGCTACCTGATATTGCAATCGCAGCATCATTACCCATAACCTGAATACCAATCATGACAATCGCTTCACATTGGGTTGGGTTGACCTTTCCAGGCATGATAGATGAACCAGGTTCATTCGATGGCAATATTAATTCGCTGAAACCACAACGAGGGCCCGAAGCTAACCAGCGCATATCATTCGCAATTTTGATCAGTGCCACTGCCAGTCCACGAATAGCGGCATGTGTGCGAACTAATGCATCAAGAGAGCCTTGAGCGGTAAATTTATTGGGTGCTGTAATAAACGGCTTTTGAGTTAATTCCGCTATCTTATCTGCGACATCTTTTGAAAAACCTTTTGGCGCATTTAATCCTGTACCAACAGCCGTGCCGCCAACAGCGAGCTTATAAAGATCTTGCTGACTACGTTTAATGTCATCTAGCGCATCTCGTAATTGACCCGCCCAACCGTGCCACTCTTGTCCTACAGTTAAAGGTACTGCATCTTCTAGGTGAGTACGACCGATCTTAACGACAGTCATCCACGAGTCGGCTTTCTTTTCAATAAGTTGAATTAAATCTTCAATACTCGGAATTAATTGTTCATCAAGCGCAAAAATAGCGGCGATGTGCATTGCAGTAGGGAATGTGTCATTGGAAGATTGACCCATGTTGACATCATCATTGGGTCCAACGGGCAATTGAGTTCCTAATGAGCCACCTAATAATTGAATTGCTCGGTTAGAAATGACCTCATTCACATTCATATTAGATTGTGTGCCAGAGCCTGTCTGCCATACATAAAGCGGATAATGCTCATCTAATTGACCATGAATAGTTTCATCAGCAGCGATCACAATCGCCTCTTTTTTCCATTCAGCTAATCGACCTGCTTCGCAGTTAACCAATGCACAGGCTTTTTTTACATAGCCATACGCGTGGTAAACCGATTTTGGCATTAAATCATCGCCAATATTAAAGTGCTGTAATGAGCGTTGAGTCTGCGCCCCCCAATAACGATTTGCAGGAACATTTACTTTTCCCATGCTATCGAATTCTTCACGGGTGCCTGTTTCATTAATACCAATAGGGATGCTCTTATTTAGAATATAATCTGTCATTACAATAACTCCATTTTAAATATAAAACATATGAGCAATTCCTATACTAAGTTAAAAAAATCAATTAAACATCAAATACCAAACATGCTTTAAAATAAGAAATTAAACCCAATAAGATAATAAAATATCAGTTTAAAATATAAGAAATTAATTAACACTCGACTTTTTATAAAATATAACCTTCGCAAACAGACTGTCTATTTTATCCAAAAATCATATAAAGACTAAAGTTTCAAAATAACGTTAAAAACAATATTATGCATTATAAATCTTATCTTTTAATGACAACTTAAATAAATCAAACAATTTAAATGTATAAAAAAATCATTGAAACACTGATATAAAAAATAAAAAACTCATGTGCTAAGTGAAATATTTAGATTAAATAAATTCAAATCTTAAAATGAATTAATAAAACAAAAACAATCACTGAAATATAAATGAAATAATATTATTCAATATACATAACATTATAAAAAAGAGCTAAAAACATGTTATTCATTTAAAATACAAGGTGATATACCCACTGAGATTCTCTTTAGTTTAATACGCATTAATTCAAAAAAAAATCATCCTTAATTATGCTTATGCAAAAATAAAGAACATCATAACTCAACAATACTGAAGAGAAGCACTTGATAATAGTGATCATGCCCGCCTTGTTTGGTCATTGAACCTAACTCCACGCACAAAACGAGTACCGCGTTTAATATTCATATCGACACCATATTAAACACTGGTTTTACGCAATTTTAGAGAAATAGTCGAATTTCCATGGATGGTGACGTGCTTTTTCAGTAAAAACCGCACTGCATCCCTGTAGCGCGGTCTATTTATATTTTTCTAATTGAATTGAAGCTTGGTTCCACCATTAGCCGATTGATATTTAGGACTCAACTCCACTACTAATCCCTACATTACCGCCTTGGTATTTTGCAACACGCTTAAAGTGGTCAAACAGATGGACGAAGAAGAGTTAAAATCAGTGACATCGATTTTGGATGTGCTGATTTGAAAACATCAAGCTAAGCGTTTGATTGGATAGTAAATTGAGATAGCGCCATGCTCGGGTGCGGGAACACCCCAACATGGCTAACCAGTGCAACTAAAGGAGTAGTCACCATGGCTAAGCGCGATTGTAGTGTAAAAACACCGACAGCTAAAGAAGAAGGGGTTAAAACCAGACACTATACAGTGGGTTATACCCCCAACCGCGGTAAACCCAATCCCAACCCGCAACTGACATTCAGCGGTAAGTGGTTGAGTGAGTTAGGGTTTACGGTGGGCAGCCACGTCACCCTCACTCAGCAAGCCGGACAGTTGATTATCCAGCTGGCTGAGGGGGAGTAATTACACGAAGGAGATCCCAGAGTAGGTCTGGGGTCTTTTATTTCAGTCTTCATACTTAAAATGAATATTAATTTGCATTTTTTCTAGATCTAAAGTGGCTTCACAACTTTTCCAAACAGGCAGGCCATTAGTTAAATTATTTTCAATATAATAGTTTTGCAATTCAACTAAATTGTGAAGCATATTTGTATTCGCAACCCCTCCCGCCGTAAGCCATTTCAACGCATTTTCATTGTCAATATAATCATACTCATATTCACATGTGTCACTTTCATCTGATAAGCTTGCTCTCATTATTATTTTTTGAGCATCATCTGGAGCTATACCGTATAGTAATGACCCTATTTCATTGTATATTTCTTGTTCAGTTTTCATTATTTACCTCCAGAATCATTAATAAATGTTCTTTCTACGGGGCGTTCATTCCCTATCTTATACATAACGTTAAAACTACTTGGCCGATCACTATTCCCTAGATATACAGGCTCGATCTTAACATCAACATCCTTATTTTCTTTCAATGCTTTTGCCCATGAGTTCTCCATTTTTTTCCATTCACTTCTATTCAAGTTAGAGTTCATAGGAACAATATTGAGTTTCTCTCCTGGGCCAGTGAAAATAGTTGCAATTAAATGTCCACCTTCATCACCAGCAACACCGCATTTGCCAACTTTACACTGCTGATAGGTATTTCTATCATTTGAGTTCAGAGACAATTTCGCTTCTACAGTCTCTACTCGCCCTTGTGAATCAGTTTTATAGGTTTTATTACCATCAACCTGATAAATGGCATTTGGCTCTGGTTTGTTCAGTTGCTTATTCCAATCACCCTTACTACCTGATTTTATTTCAATAATTTTTTGTTCATTTATGATTTTAGGTATTTCTTTACTTACATTCCCTGTAATTACCTTATTCACCATTTCAGGGGTTACTTCACCGCCTTCTTTCTTTATCGCTTGAAGTGCAGCAAATTCTACTAATTGTTCTGTTGAGTATTTAACACCATAACCAGCTCCTGTTACTGCAATACCTGCAGGGGCTGCTTCTGCACCTATTGTTTCAACAATAAAGTTACTGACTTCTACCGTACATAATGCTGGATTGGCCGCACAAGCTCTCATCGCTACCTGAGCCGCTGCAAGTGCTTCTGGAGTAATTGCTGCTATCGCACCACCTGCCGCGCCGCCGACAAGCGCAATAGCAATTGCCTTATTAACTGCTTCACCACGCTGGCAAGCTTCACCGGAGGGGTTATCCACACAAGACATCACATCTTTTGCATGGCTTCGAGCAAATTTGACTTGTTCCTCTTCCGTGCCGCCCATGAGGTTATTCTCAACCGCATTTTTCCCTGCTTGCGATGCCGTCACTGCGCCCGCAACATCACCCGTAGTAAGACCACCGGCTAATCCTGCAGCCAACTGGCTTAATGCGCTGACTTGTTGCTTCTCGCTTTCCGTTAAATCGGACACTTTCTTGCCCGGGAACATCTTATCCATAATGATGCGAGCCGACAACTCTCCGCCACCGGCACCCAAGCCACCCGCCACGGCGGATTGGTTATTCAACTCGGCAACCACCGCACCCAGCACGGCGTGCGCCATCGCATTGGTTGCTTTGTTAACCTCACCAGTCACTGGGTCAGTTGTCAGTTCTTTAATCTTGGTTGCTAAATACGGCGAAGACGCATTACCTAACGCCCCCGCTAAGTTATCACCCGCCAACCCTTGCAACAACCCTGTCACCGCTTGGGCGGCTTTTTGGAAATCGCTGCCCGTGCCATATTGCGCCATCGCGTTGTTGTACGCTTGTTGTTTAATCGCCTCATCCGTCGCAACTTTATTGTCCTTAAGAAGTTGCTGCTTGGCGATGGCTAACGCATCCGGGTCT
The Providencia alcalifaciens DNA segment above includes these coding regions:
- a CDS encoding NAD-dependent malic enzyme is translated as MYNRQAKVVVENNIRKIKTTARGYEVLRDPSLNKGTAFTEEERKALDLNGILPPVVTEDMETQLNRAYHAYRGCHSDLDKHIYMWRLHDNNVTLFYALLQRHMLEMLPVVYDPVVGDAIENYSEIITRPRGIFLSINEPELIEEKLRAFGAEGGDIRLIVTTDAEEILGIGDWGSNGIDISVGKLAVYTAAAGVDPHSVIPVVLDVGTNNEKLLNDSSYVGNRHERIQGKVYDDFVDAYVKAARKLFPNAVMHWEDFGSTNARRILDKYRANFATFNDDVQGTGAIVLSGLLNAVKLSKTPWTEQKVVIFGAGTAGCGIADQIRDQMMRSGLSREDAISRIWLVDLPGLLTTDMLDSLLYFQKDYAKNSQDVANYPRKTVDVSVEAQTRWPDMANILAKQDKTKGIIDLATVVENVKPTILIGTSTTPGAFTQDIVRSMASHVERPIIFPLSNPTLLHEATPQHLIEWTEGKVFVATGAPFDDVIYNGVCYKIGQANNAALYPGLGFGAIVSKATKITDEMIFAAVQAVASQATLGSEGASLLPSNEDLRITSSIVALAVLRMAKSQGVAGVNASDSEVEMVRTQSWWPVYVPVEAI
- the fumC gene encoding class II fumarate hydratase; its protein translation is MTDYILNKSIPIGINETGTREEFDSMGKVNVPANRYWGAQTQRSLQHFNIGDDLMPKSVYHAYGYVKKACALVNCEAGRLAEWKKEAIVIAADETIHGQLDEHYPLYVWQTGSGTQSNMNVNEVISNRAIQLLGGSLGTQLPVGPNDDVNMGQSSNDTFPTAMHIAAIFALDEQLIPSIEDLIQLIEKKADSWMTVVKIGRTHLEDAVPLTVGQEWHGWAGQLRDALDDIKRSQQDLYKLAVGGTAVGTGLNAPKGFSKDVADKIAELTQKPFITAPNKFTAQGSLDALVRTHAAIRGLAVALIKIANDMRWLASGPRCGFSELILPSNEPGSSIMPGKVNPTQCEAIVMIGIQVMGNDAAIAISGSQGNFELNAMRPVIINNLLHSIRIISDGCRKFMEYSVEGTELNNAKITEYVENSVMLVTALSPIIGYQNAAHIAENAIAKNITLKESAIASGKISEEDFNKYVNPIDMTGNGLSGA
- a CDS encoding SymE family type I addiction module toxin, which codes for MAKRDCSVKTPTAKEEGVKTRHYTVGYTPNRGKPNPNPQLTFSGKWLSELGFTVGSHVTLTQQAGQLIIQLAEGE
- a CDS encoding immunity protein YezG family protein produces the protein MKTEQEIYNEIGSLLYGIAPDDAQKIIMRASLSDESDTCEYEYDYIDNENALKWLTAGGVANTNMLHNLVELQNYYIENNLTNGLPVWKSCEATLDLEKMQINIHFKYED